In the uncultured Methanobacterium sp. genome, one interval contains:
- a CDS encoding N-6 DNA methylase, which produces MVTLEKKHHIRKKDIDKLLDNYSIEEIESSTVELFLEENEIYDFDNLFIKEIIKQSNKTSVIKTRLKKFGNIDLKFIERVFELLIPKDDRELNGAFYTPSFVVEYIINKTIQGDDNVCDPSCGSGAFLVGATRKIHKITGKSIIETIENNIYGCDILDYSVKRTKILLSLLALENKEDKEVIKFNIISGDSLLLDWNEKFPNLNDPNEWESFFKMNPKKSGFDAIIGNPPYLRIQDLSDQVKENLIEKWSTINKGSFNIYFAFFQLGIELLKSDGLLGYIVPNNFFTSLSAKNLRIWMQDKIEEIVDFNHLQLFQDVTTYTCITILRNSNNKCFNYRLVENEKDLKSLYNLNFTEINIDELNPKKWRLLNAEDFINIKKIENIGTPLGKLTKIKASIATLKDKLYFVDGSNSKDNYYLKNYKGDIYPIEKDITRDIIKISNVRTENDIQNNELKMIFPYWQTNDKTEIIPEDKLKTKYPKCYSYLLAVRDELATRDKGKKTYETWYAYGRRQGIENYGARILTPTFSKKPRFLIDWKEGSFFSNGYGIFNNENDYDLEILRNILNSIIMEYYITKTSVHLEGGFPCFQKNFIELFSIPELTEEENEIIRFGKKDEIDEFLVKKYNLTQLKI; this is translated from the coding sequence ATGGTTACTTTAGAAAAAAAGCATCACATACGGAAAAAAGACATTGATAAGTTATTAGATAATTATTCAATTGAAGAAATTGAATCTTCTACTGTTGAACTTTTCTTAGAAGAAAATGAAATATATGATTTTGACAATTTGTTCATAAAAGAAATAATTAAGCAATCTAATAAAACTTCCGTGATAAAAACTCGTTTAAAAAAGTTTGGCAATATTGATTTAAAGTTTATTGAAAGAGTTTTTGAGCTTTTAATTCCTAAAGATGACCGTGAACTTAATGGCGCTTTTTATACTCCGAGTTTTGTCGTCGAATACATAATTAACAAAACAATCCAGGGAGACGATAACGTCTGTGATCCATCTTGTGGAAGCGGTGCATTCTTAGTTGGAGCAACAAGAAAAATTCACAAAATAACTGGTAAAAGCATTATTGAAACAATTGAGAACAATATTTATGGCTGTGACATACTAGATTATAGTGTTAAAAGAACTAAGATCTTATTATCTTTGCTTGCTCTTGAAAATAAAGAGGATAAAGAAGTTATTAAGTTTAATATTATAAGTGGAGATAGTTTATTATTAGATTGGAATGAAAAGTTTCCTAATTTAAATGACCCTAATGAATGGGAATCATTTTTTAAAATGAATCCAAAAAAATCAGGGTTTGATGCTATTATTGGTAATCCTCCTTATTTGAGAATTCAAGATTTAAGTGATCAAGTTAAAGAAAATTTAATTGAAAAATGGAGTACAATAAATAAAGGCAGTTTCAACATATATTTTGCTTTTTTCCAGTTAGGTATTGAATTATTGAAATCTGATGGATTATTGGGTTATATTGTGCCTAATAACTTTTTTACATCATTATCTGCTAAAAATTTAAGAATTTGGATGCAAGACAAAATTGAAGAAATAGTAGATTTTAATCATCTCCAACTATTCCAAGATGTGACAACTTATACTTGTATCACAATTTTAAGAAATTCTAACAACAAATGCTTTAATTATAGGCTTGTTGAAAATGAAAAAGACCTTAAAAGTTTATATAACTTGAATTTTACTGAAATTAACATTGACGAGTTGAATCCTAAGAAATGGAGGCTTTTAAATGCTGAAGATTTTATTAATATTAAAAAAATTGAAAACATAGGTACTCCCTTAGGTAAATTGACAAAAATAAAGGCCAGCATTGCTACTTTAAAAGATAAACTTTATTTTGTCGATGGATCCAATTCTAAAGACAATTATTATTTAAAAAATTATAAAGGAGATATATACCCCATAGAAAAGGATATAACTCGAGATATTATCAAAATTTCAAATGTTAGAACTGAAAATGATATACAAAACAATGAGTTAAAAATGATCTTTCCTTATTGGCAAACCAATGATAAAACAGAGATAATTCCAGAGGATAAGCTTAAAACAAAGTATCCTAAGTGCTATTCTTATTTATTGGCAGTTAGAGATGAATTAGCTACTAGAGATAAAGGTAAAAAGACTTATGAAACTTGGTACGCTTATGGCAGAAGACAAGGAATTGAAAATTATGGGGCAAGAATTTTGACACCTACCTTTAGTAAAAAACCAAGATTTCTGATCGACTGGAAAGAAGGTTCATTTTTTAGTAATGGATATGGAATTTTTAACAATGAAAATGATTATGATTTGGAAATTTTAAGAAACATATTAAATTCAATTATAATGGAGTATTACATTACAAAAACAAGTGTTCATTTAGAAGGAGGATTTCCTTGTTTCCAAAAAAACTTTATTGAACTCTTTTCAATACCTGAATTAACAGAAGAAGAAAATGAAATAATCAGATTTGGAAAAAAAGATGAAATAGATGAGTTTCTTGTAAAAAAATACAATCTAACTCAATTAAAAATTTAA
- a CDS encoding DUF365 domain-containing protein, which translates to MKIKGVSHPIPTEFAKRIYNKNKNVFVGKSYLGKVSKGDKFILYESHGERAYTGWGDIKFIGKMKPAEIIKKYNDKLMITAKELKDYSSGRTEMNIIEFDNFEKFKRPVPPEKYYVTVLGKYIYENEYRYITKNKD; encoded by the coding sequence ATGAAAATAAAAGGAGTTTCACATCCGATACCAACAGAATTCGCTAAGAGGATATATAATAAAAATAAAAACGTATTTGTTGGAAAATCATATTTGGGGAAAGTTTCAAAGGGAGATAAATTTATATTATACGAATCCCACGGGGAAAGGGCATATACGGGGTGGGGTGATATTAAATTTATTGGCAAAATGAAGCCCGCGGAAATAATAAAAAAATATAATGATAAATTGATGATCACTGCAAAAGAATTAAAGGATTATTCATCTGGTCGAACTGAAATGAACATTATTGAATTTGATAATTTTGAAAAATTCAAAAGACCAGTTCCACCAGAAAAATATTATGTTACCGTCTTAGGTAAATATATCTATGAAAACGAATATCGCTATATAACTAAAAACAAAGACTAA
- a CDS encoding DUF1802 family protein, which translates to MIDVTNKSLKEWNATIEALGQGKQTILIRSYKTNVTEFLLYPTVSYALKEDYLGSFQEEYQDFVQSNSLPDKKGDKILIKYFAIVEKIMKKPTSRIPSDKNYIWTRTHVKNYMSGKTAYIWALRIYTLKKPYWAEPTPGAIRYANLKEDVSLKGIEPVLTNAEFSKAVGKL; encoded by the coding sequence ATGATAGACGTAACTAATAAATCCCTTAAGGAATGGAATGCAACCATCGAAGCATTAGGACAGGGAAAACAGACTATTTTAATCCGTAGCTACAAAACTAACGTTACTGAGTTTTTATTGTATCCTACTGTGAGTTATGCTTTGAAGGAGGATTATCTAGGGAGTTTCCAGGAGGAATATCAAGACTTTGTCCAGTCAAACTCTCTACCAGATAAGAAAGGGGATAAAATCCTCATTAAATACTTTGCAATTGTAGAGAAGATTATGAAGAAGCCTACAAGCAGAATACCTTCAGATAAAAATTACATCTGGACAAGGACCCATGTGAAAAACTATATGTCCGGTAAAACTGCTTACATTTGGGCCCTAAGGATTTACACTCTTAAAAAACCTTACTGGGCTGAACCCACTCCTGGAGCTATAAGGTATGCTAATTTAAAAGAAGATGTTTCCCTTAAAGGTATTGAACCCGTTTTAACTAATGCTGAATTTTCTAAAGCAGTAGGAAAACTGTAA